In Deinococcus sp. HSC-46F16, the following are encoded in one genomic region:
- a CDS encoding phytoene/squalene synthase family protein: protein MVTQRPPAPPPAAVAHCRDVTRHHSKTFYLGSRFFGPEERAAVWAVYAACRTGDDVVDERRGEAAERGLADWWARVQAAFAGEQGEDPGDVALAWAAARWPIPLSAFEELHQGLQMDLRGFEYHTLDDLLLYCRRVAGVVGFMIAPISGYRGGERTLHAALRLGQAMQLTNILRDVGEDLERGRVYLPAALMREFGVSRATLEAGQVTPEYRALMRWLSGLAREMYAEGRAGIPCLNGSARLAVQVAAHSYEGILDDLARAEYDNFRRRAYVSGPRKLLLLPRAWWELRGSAELGFGP from the coding sequence ATTGTGACCCAACGCCCCCCAGCCCCGCCCCCGGCGGCCGTGGCCCATTGCCGGGACGTGACGCGGCACCACAGCAAGACCTTCTATCTGGGGTCGCGCTTTTTCGGACCCGAGGAGCGGGCGGCGGTGTGGGCGGTGTACGCCGCCTGCCGCACCGGGGACGACGTGGTGGACGAGCGCCGGGGCGAGGCCGCCGAGCGGGGTCTGGCTGACTGGTGGGCACGGGTACAGGCGGCCTTCGCGGGCGAGCAGGGCGAGGACCCCGGCGACGTGGCCCTGGCCTGGGCCGCCGCCCGCTGGCCGATTCCCCTCTCGGCTTTCGAGGAGTTGCACCAGGGCCTCCAGATGGATCTGCGCGGTTTCGAATATCACACGCTGGACGATCTGCTGCTGTACTGCCGCCGGGTCGCGGGTGTGGTGGGCTTCATGATCGCGCCCATCAGCGGGTATCGGGGCGGCGAGCGCACCCTGCACGCCGCGCTGCGGCTGGGGCAGGCGATGCAGCTCACCAACATCCTGCGCGACGTGGGCGAGGACCTCGAGCGGGGGCGCGTGTACCTGCCCGCCGCCCTGATGCGCGAGTTCGGCGTCTCCCGCGCCACGCTGGAAGCCGGGCAGGTGACCCCCGAGTACCGCGCCCTGATGCGCTGGCTCTCCGGCCTCGCCCGCGAGATGTACGCCGAGGGCCGCGCCGGGATTCCCTGCCTGAACGGCTCGGCCCGGCTCGCGGTGCAGGTGGCCGCCCATTCCTACGAGGGCATCCTCGACGACCTCGCCCGCGCCGAGTACGACAACTTCCGCCGCCGGGCGTATGTCAGCGGCCCCCGCAAGCTGCTGCTGCTGCCCCGCGCGTGGTGGGAACTGCGGGGGAGCGCGGAGCTGGGCTTCGGGCCGTAG
- the crtI gene encoding phytoene desaturase family protein, translated as MPDPHTPLNPAKTRKTALIIGSGFGGLSLGIRLQSLGFDTTILERMDGPGGRAYQKRTEGGYVFDMGPTVITVPHFLEELFALERDGGQLGRPDYPEHVLTGERVREGESGGPRTREYVRLVPILPFYRIIFDDGTHFDYDGDPDSTRRQIAALAPEDLEGYERFHADAQAIFQRGFLELGYTHFGDVPTMLRVVPDLMRLDAVRSLFSFTSKYFQNPKLRQVFSFETLLIGGNPLSVPAIYAMIHFVEKTWGIHYAMGGTGALVRAFVRKFEELGGRIEYGRGVEEILVSDDRGRPVRAPLGARVARGVRLEGGEERHADIVVSNGDWANTYLKRLPRRARLVNSDPRVKAARQSMSLVVIYFGFRDDGRPLDLRHHNIILGPRYEELLAEIFGGKPLPDDFSQYLHIPTLTDPSLAPEGHHAAYTLIPVPHQGAGLDWAAEGPKLVDRVLAFLEERGHIPDLRSRLTHCEFVTPDYFAGTLDSYLGNAFGPEPQLVQSAYFRPHNRSEDIRNLYLVGAGVQPGAGTPSVMMSAKMTARLIAKDFGIHPDIRDGGGQREPEPVGERAERPLAEVMP; from the coding sequence ATGCCTGATCCCCACACCCCCCTAAACCCCGCCAAGACCCGCAAAACCGCCCTCATCATCGGCTCCGGCTTCGGGGGCCTGAGCCTGGGCATCCGGCTGCAAAGCCTGGGCTTCGATACCACCATTCTGGAGCGCATGGACGGTCCGGGTGGCCGCGCCTATCAGAAGCGCACCGAAGGCGGTTACGTCTTCGATATGGGGCCGACCGTGATCACGGTGCCGCACTTTCTGGAGGAACTGTTCGCGCTGGAGCGGGACGGCGGGCAACTCGGGCGGCCCGACTACCCCGAGCACGTCCTGACCGGCGAGCGCGTGCGGGAGGGCGAGAGCGGCGGCCCCCGTACGCGCGAGTACGTGCGGCTGGTCCCGATTCTGCCCTTCTACCGCATCATCTTCGACGACGGCACCCACTTCGACTACGACGGCGACCCCGACTCGACCCGCCGCCAGATCGCGGCACTCGCCCCCGAGGACCTGGAAGGCTACGAACGCTTTCACGCCGACGCGCAGGCCATCTTCCAGCGCGGCTTTCTGGAACTGGGCTACACCCACTTCGGGGACGTGCCCACCATGCTGCGGGTGGTGCCCGACCTGATGCGGCTGGACGCGGTGCGCAGCCTCTTTTCCTTTACCTCCAAGTACTTCCAGAACCCCAAGCTGCGGCAGGTCTTCTCCTTCGAGACTCTCTTGATCGGCGGCAATCCCCTCTCGGTGCCCGCGATCTACGCGATGATCCATTTCGTCGAGAAGACCTGGGGCATCCACTACGCGATGGGGGGGACGGGGGCGCTGGTGCGGGCCTTCGTGCGGAAGTTTGAGGAACTCGGCGGCCGCATCGAGTACGGGCGCGGGGTGGAGGAAATTCTGGTCAGTGATGACCGGGGCCGCCCGGTGCGGGCGCCGCTGGGGGCGCGGGTGGCGCGGGGCGTGCGGCTGGAGGGTGGCGAGGAACGGCACGCGGACATCGTGGTGAGCAACGGCGACTGGGCGAACACCTACCTCAAGCGGCTCCCGCGCCGCGCCCGCCTGGTCAACAGCGATCCCCGCGTGAAGGCCGCCCGCCAGAGCATGAGCCTCGTGGTGATCTACTTCGGCTTCCGCGACGACGGCCGCCCCCTCGACCTGCGCCACCACAACATCATCCTGGGGCCGCGCTACGAGGAATTGCTGGCCGAGATTTTCGGCGGCAAGCCCCTCCCGGACGACTTCAGCCAGTATCTCCACATCCCCACCCTGACCGATCCCAGCCTGGCTCCCGAGGGCCACCACGCCGCCTACACGCTGATTCCGGTGCCCCACCAGGGCGCGGGCCTGGACTGGGCGGCCGAGGGGCCGAAGCTGGTGGACCGGGTGCTCGCCTTCCTGGAGGAGCGCGGCCACATCCCGGACTTGCGCTCGCGCCTGACCCACTGCGAGTTCGTGACGCCGGACTATTTCGCAGGCACGCTGGACTCGTACCTGGGCAACGCCTTCGGGCCGGAGCCGCAGCTCGTGCAGAGTGCCTATTTCCGCCCGCACAACCGCTCGGAGGACATCCGCAACCTGTACCTCGTCGGGGCCGGGGTGCAGCCCGGCGCGGGGACCCCCAGCGTGATGATGTCGGCCAAGATGACCGCCCGATTGATCGCCAAGGACTTCGGCATTCACCCCGACATCCGGGACGGCGGCGGTCAGCGCGAGCCGGAGCCCGTGGGGGAGAGGGCAGAGCGCCCGCTGGCCGAAGTCATGCCCTGA
- a CDS encoding M12 family metallopeptidase — MPKTLLPLALLSAVLAACSGAPQGTPQVLTTPGGSLAGERPQTRQATLIMEDGSRQTVTGFVRGGMLLLEDDILLADDVSKLSPQGTYVVDTRYRWSGRTIPYAFASNVPQAVRDRVTQAAANIRATTNVVVTPRTTQTNYVQITYNTGTSCASSLGMVGGAQTLTLADRCTVGTIMHEFGHAMGLFHEQTRPDRDQYVAIQWQNIPADWQSQYEIRSGSRGYGAYDFDSIMHYPAYFDGKLAIKPLSSSVDLNRMGQRNGYSSTDVGTINALYPR; from the coding sequence ATGCCCAAAACCCTGCTGCCGCTGGCCCTGCTGTCCGCCGTTCTCGCCGCCTGCTCAGGAGCGCCGCAGGGGACCCCGCAAGTCCTGACCACGCCGGGCGGGAGCCTCGCGGGTGAGCGGCCCCAGACGCGGCAGGCCACGCTGATCATGGAGGACGGCAGCCGCCAGACGGTGACGGGCTTCGTGCGGGGCGGGATGCTGCTGCTCGAAGACGACATCCTGCTCGCGGACGACGTGAGCAAGCTGTCGCCCCAGGGGACCTACGTGGTGGACACGCGCTACCGCTGGAGCGGCCGCACCATTCCCTACGCCTTTGCGAGCAACGTGCCGCAGGCCGTCCGCGACCGGGTGACGCAGGCCGCCGCCAACATTCGCGCGACGACGAACGTGGTGGTCACCCCACGCACCACCCAGACCAACTACGTGCAGATCACGTACAACACCGGCACGAGCTGCGCGAGCAGCCTCGGCATGGTGGGCGGGGCACAAACGCTCACGCTGGCCGACCGCTGCACCGTGGGCACGATCATGCACGAGTTCGGGCACGCGATGGGCCTCTTCCACGAGCAGACCCGCCCCGACCGTGACCAGTACGTCGCGATCCAGTGGCAGAACATCCCCGCCGACTGGCAGAGCCAGTACGAGATTCGCTCGGGCAGCCGGGGCTACGGCGCCTACGACTTCGACTCGATCATGCACTACCCCGCCTACTTCGACGGCAAGCTGGCGATCAAGCCCCTGAGCAGCAGCGTGGACCTGAACCGGATGGGCCAGCGCAACGGCTACAGCTCCACCGACGTGGGCACCATCAACGCGCTGTACCCACGCTGA
- a CDS encoding alpha/beta hydrolase codes for MTTLTTLQSWETGAPVAGYHWPAAAPRAAVLLTHGLGEYAGRYVERYNRLIPRLGEAGFSVYAYDLRGHGASPGRRAVVDARTLVEDHLLARETLRGQPLPVYAFGHSLGGLITAASVARDPRGLSGVILSSPALLIGEDEPRWLKAAAPLLARIAPHAATTVLDSAGLSRVAEEVEAYRADPQVYQGKVPALTAASMLRLSGELWAHYDRWRLPTLVLHGAADRITDVRGTQRFVEAIPAEDKTLHLVEGGHHELLNDEGRDEALAWILGWLRERTA; via the coding sequence ATGACCACCCTGACCACGCTGCAGTCCTGGGAGACGGGCGCTCCCGTCGCGGGTTACCACTGGCCCGCCGCTGCGCCCCGCGCCGCCGTCCTGCTCACCCACGGGCTGGGCGAGTACGCCGGGCGCTACGTGGAGCGCTACAACCGCCTGATTCCGCGCTTGGGGGAGGCGGGCTTTTCGGTCTACGCCTATGACCTGCGCGGGCACGGCGCCTCACCAGGGCGGCGGGCGGTCGTGGACGCCCGGACGCTGGTGGAAGACCACCTGCTCGCGCGGGAGACGCTGCGGGGCCAGCCGCTCCCGGTCTACGCCTTCGGGCACTCGCTGGGCGGCCTGATCACGGCGGCGAGCGTGGCCCGCGACCCACGGGGGCTGAGTGGCGTGATTCTCTCCAGCCCGGCCCTGCTGATCGGGGAGGACGAACCGCGCTGGCTCAAGGCCGCCGCGCCGCTGCTCGCCCGCATCGCGCCCCATGCCGCCACGACGGTGCTCGACAGCGCGGGCCTCTCTCGCGTGGCGGAGGAGGTCGAGGCCTACCGCGCCGACCCGCAGGTCTACCAGGGCAAGGTGCCCGCGCTCACAGCCGCCTCCATGCTGCGCCTCAGCGGAGAGCTGTGGGCGCACTACGACCGCTGGCGCCTGCCCACGCTGGTCCTGCACGGCGCCGCTGACCGCATCACCGACGTGCGCGGGACCCAGCGCTTCGTGGAGGCGATCCCCGCCGAGGACAAAACCCTGCACCTCGTCGAGGGTGGGCATCACGAACTTCTCAACGACGAGGGCCGCGACGAGGCGCTGGCGTGGATTCTGGGGTGGCTGCGGGAACGGACAGCCTGA
- a CDS encoding OsmC family protein — MADIARKASAHWTGDLRGGSGTVSTESGTLQGAQYSFKTRFEQGVGTNPEELLAAAHAGCFTMQLSALLSGHGHTVEDLRTDATCEMVKDGPGFKISTMRLVVRGKVTGSDPADFEQHVQQAAQMCPLSRIMTGNVEIVHEAVLE, encoded by the coding sequence ATGGCAGATATCGCACGCAAGGCCAGCGCCCACTGGACGGGCGACCTCCGGGGCGGCAGCGGCACCGTGAGCACTGAGTCCGGCACCCTGCAGGGCGCCCAATATTCCTTTAAAACCCGCTTCGAGCAGGGCGTGGGCACCAATCCCGAAGAACTCCTGGCCGCCGCGCACGCGGGCTGCTTCACCATGCAGCTCTCGGCCCTGCTCTCGGGCCATGGGCACACGGTTGAAGATTTGCGGACCGACGCCACCTGCGAGATGGTCAAGGACGGCCCCGGCTTCAAGATCAGCACCATGCGCCTCGTCGTGCGCGGCAAGGTCACGGGAAGCGACCCGGCCGACTTCGAGCAGCATGTGCAGCAGGCCGCCCAGATGTGCCCCCTGAGCCGCATCATGACCGGCAACGTGGAGATCGTGCACGAGGCGGTGCTGGAGTAG
- a CDS encoding AAA family ATPase, producing MAFLYLLVGPPGSGKRTVGTHLSRLTGAPLLDNHLTNDPVFHAFGLDGVRPVPPEAWPFASRVRAVVREAVAASPRELSHIFTIYLADQPGEAESLERFRALAAGRGATFVPVWLTCPVDELARRAALPERSVGRLKLRDPEGVRQVVTDKGLLPPPADALVLDTSTLSAEDAARRIMAFAGAGA from the coding sequence ATGGCCTTTCTGTATCTCCTCGTCGGGCCGCCGGGCAGCGGGAAACGCACGGTGGGCACGCACCTCTCGCGGCTGACCGGGGCGCCGCTGCTGGACAACCACCTCACCAACGACCCCGTCTTTCACGCTTTCGGGCTGGACGGCGTGCGGCCCGTGCCCCCGGAGGCGTGGCCCTTCGCCTCGCGGGTGCGGGCGGTGGTGCGCGAGGCGGTAGCGGCCTCCCCGCGTGAGCTCTCGCACATCTTCACGATCTATCTGGCCGACCAGCCCGGCGAGGCCGAGTCGCTGGAGCGGTTCCGGGCGCTGGCGGCGGGGCGGGGGGCGACCTTCGTGCCGGTGTGGCTGACCTGCCCGGTGGACGAACTCGCCCGCCGCGCGGCCCTGCCCGAGCGCAGCGTGGGCCGTCTCAAGCTGCGCGACCCGGAGGGGGTGCGCCAGGTGGTGACGGACAAGGGACTGCTCCCGCCCCCCGCCGACGCCCTGGTACTGGATACGTCCACCCTCAGCGCCGAGGACGCCGCGCGGCGCATCATGGCTTTCGCGGGGGCGGGTGCGTGA
- a CDS encoding AAA family ATPase, with protein sequence MTPFVFHLAGPPGSGKKTVGEHLARLTGAVLLDNHLFRDVVYRPYGADGVRPIPTKLQELGSQVWNLGLQAARLAPREVSQIFTAYHPDRESSRASAERIRAVAVDRDAVYVPVWLECDVDELARRMALPERRERAKLRDPVALRENLAALGSLPPPPGAIVLDTAQLTPADAALLIAAHAGALF encoded by the coding sequence GTGACGCCCTTCGTCTTCCACCTCGCGGGACCGCCGGGGAGCGGCAAGAAGACGGTGGGCGAGCACCTGGCGCGGCTGACGGGCGCCGTGCTGCTGGACAATCACCTCTTCCGCGACGTGGTGTATCGGCCTTACGGCGCGGACGGGGTGCGGCCGATCCCGACCAAGCTTCAGGAGTTAGGGTCGCAGGTCTGGAACCTCGGTTTGCAGGCCGCCCGCCTCGCTCCCCGCGAGGTGAGCCAGATTTTCACGGCGTACCATCCCGACCGCGAGAGCAGCCGGGCCTCGGCCGAGCGCATCCGCGCCGTGGCCGTGGACCGGGATGCCGTCTACGTGCCGGTGTGGCTGGAGTGCGACGTGGATGAACTCGCCCGCCGGATGGCCCTGCCGGAGCGGCGTGAGCGGGCGAAGCTGCGCGACCCCGTGGCCCTCCGCGAGAACCTGGCCGCCTTGGGCAGCCTGCCTCCTCCACCCGGTGCCATCGTCCTCGACACGGCACAACTGACCCCGGCAGATGCAGCTCTGCTGATCGCCGCCCATGCCGGGGCACTTTTTTGA
- a CDS encoding helix-turn-helix domain-containing protein — protein sequence MSTAHPGFCPVYRAIGVLQEKWVLHIVRALLGGEKGFNELARAVGGCNSATLTQRLEHLENLQLIAKRTEDSPGKLARSVYTLTPAGRELQSVIDAIDGWARQHLGAADVAAPA from the coding sequence ATGAGCACCGCACACCCAGGCTTCTGCCCGGTCTACCGGGCCATCGGCGTGTTGCAGGAAAAGTGGGTGCTGCACATCGTCCGGGCGCTGCTGGGCGGCGAGAAGGGGTTCAATGAACTCGCGCGGGCGGTGGGCGGCTGCAACAGCGCCACCCTCACGCAGCGGCTGGAGCATCTGGAAAACCTCCAGCTCATCGCCAAGCGCACCGAGGACTCGCCGGGCAAACTCGCCCGCAGCGTCTACACCCTGACCCCCGCCGGACGCGAGCTGCAAAGCGTCATCGACGCCATCGACGGCTGGGCGCGGCAGCACCTCGGCGCCGCCGACGTGGCTGCCCCCGCGTGA
- a CDS encoding nitroreductase family protein: MTATLTRPQTVTEAIESRRSIRKFVPEPMDQNDLREILRLASLAPSAWNAQTWRFAVVQDPQLKEQLREAAYGQAQVTNAPAVIVVYSDMEDTLATVEDTAHPGMGEAGRTGQRQTFDGVFGAQDVAQRGQWGLSQANIAFGFLMLAARGLGYDTVPMLGFQPDKVKELLGLPEHVQFAGMLPIGKRAEEGFPHHRHPVERITKFY; the protein is encoded by the coding sequence ATGACCGCGACCCTGACCCGTCCCCAAACCGTGACCGAGGCCATCGAGAGCCGCCGCAGCATCCGCAAGTTCGTGCCCGAGCCCATGGACCAGAACGACCTGCGCGAGATCCTGCGCCTCGCCAGCCTCGCGCCCAGCGCCTGGAATGCCCAGACGTGGCGCTTTGCCGTCGTGCAGGACCCGCAGCTCAAGGAGCAGCTCCGCGAGGCCGCCTACGGCCAGGCCCAGGTGACGAACGCGCCCGCCGTGATCGTGGTCTACAGCGACATGGAAGACACCCTGGCGACGGTCGAGGACACCGCGCACCCCGGCATGGGCGAAGCGGGCCGCACCGGGCAGCGCCAGACGTTCGACGGCGTGTTCGGCGCCCAGGACGTGGCCCAGCGCGGTCAGTGGGGCCTGTCGCAGGCGAACATCGCCTTCGGCTTCCTGATGCTGGCCGCCCGTGGCCTGGGCTACGACACCGTGCCCATGCTGGGCTTCCAGCCCGACAAGGTCAAGGAACTCCTGGGCCTGCCCGAGCACGTGCAGTTCGCCGGGATGCTGCCCATCGGCAAGCGGGCCGAGGAAGGCTTTCCCCACCACCGCCACCCGGTCGAGCGCATCACCAAGTTCTACTGA
- a CDS encoding HNH endonuclease: protein MSVQPGAPYRDQLSEDGTVLRYEGHDAPVNRTGGLDPKTVDQPLRTPGGKLTQNGLFFEAALAAERGEAVPERVRVYEKLRPGIWTYNGVFHLTGAAQEHDGTRYVFVFRLEAVQGEEDDAGPVPAHPERRRLIPGWVKLAVWQRDGGRCVECGATDDLQFDHVLPWSRGGTSLTPENVQLLCARHNREKSDRIG, encoded by the coding sequence ATGTCCGTGCAGCCGGGGGCGCCTTACCGCGACCAGCTCAGCGAAGACGGCACCGTGCTGCGCTACGAGGGCCACGACGCGCCGGTCAACCGGACGGGTGGCCTCGACCCCAAGACGGTGGACCAGCCCCTGCGGACGCCGGGCGGCAAACTGACTCAGAATGGCCTCTTCTTCGAGGCGGCTCTGGCGGCCGAGCGTGGGGAGGCAGTGCCCGAACGGGTCCGCGTCTACGAGAAGCTGCGCCCCGGCATCTGGACCTACAACGGCGTCTTCCACCTCACCGGCGCCGCGCAGGAGCACGACGGCACCCGGTACGTCTTCGTCTTTCGCCTGGAGGCGGTGCAGGGCGAGGAGGACGATGCTGGGCCCGTTCCCGCCCACCCCGAGCGCCGCCGATTGATTCCCGGCTGGGTCAAGCTGGCCGTCTGGCAGCGGGACGGCGGCCGGTGCGTCGAGTGCGGGGCGACCGACGATCTGCAGTTCGACCATGTTCTGCCCTGGTCGCGCGGCGGCACCAGCCTGACGCCCGAGAACGTGCAACTGCTGTGTGCCCGCCACAACCGCGAGAAAAGTGACCGCATCGGCTAG